A window of the Haloarcula rubripromontorii genome harbors these coding sequences:
- a CDS encoding DUF7322 domain-containing protein: MDIPGEDDPNESGGVLSEKSEYEPSEFDPESLGPDVPSPSDSDYSGEATGLFVILVIVFNIALLALSLGPMLAYFEGQVDLGVRIFLVGVIAFGYGTFRYVQFERERKSDDEDDPAETTHTQSDGTESGDHNG; the protein is encoded by the coding sequence ATGGACATCCCCGGCGAGGACGACCCAAACGAGAGCGGCGGCGTCCTCTCGGAAAAAAGCGAGTACGAGCCATCGGAGTTCGACCCGGAGAGCCTCGGCCCAGACGTTCCGTCACCGTCAGATAGCGATTACAGCGGCGAGGCCACGGGGCTGTTCGTCATACTCGTCATCGTGTTCAACATCGCGCTGCTGGCCCTCTCGCTCGGGCCGATGCTGGCCTACTTCGAGGGGCAGGTCGACCTCGGGGTTCGCATCTTCCTCGTCGGCGTCATCGCCTTCGGCTACGGAACGTTCCGGTACGTCCAGTTCGAGCGGGAGCGCAAATCGGACGACGAGGACGACCCAGCCGAGACCACACATACCCAGTCCGACGGCACAGAGTCGGGCGACCATAACGGCTAA
- a CDS encoding DUF7331 family protein — MSHHASPHGEADRSEELRSEPALPDAIQTTETYETEEGTVFYDAENPLAWLQTDTALTLQEIA, encoded by the coding sequence ATGTCGCACCACGCATCCCCCCACGGCGAGGCGGATAGGTCCGAAGAACTGCGGTCGGAGCCGGCGCTCCCAGACGCCATCCAGACGACCGAGACCTACGAGACCGAGGAGGGGACAGTGTTCTACGACGCGGAGAACCCGCTCGCGTGGCTACAGACTGATACGGCGCTCACGTTACAGGAGATCGCCTGA
- a CDS encoding DNA polymerase domain-containing protein, with protein sequence MSDGTQGTLGDFGEDAGTDDRPVADEAAAIAGNGGSDGGTSVVDLDERQFPPVEETIEFVVTQVDYTIEGQGDDEFPVVHAFGRTDDNEPVHARVFDFKPYFYAPTDSVTEDELRQYDSITGWEEADADGEPYESIRGECLTKIFGQTPRDVGQIRDDFDHYEADILFPNRLLIDKDITSGVRVPARELDDGSLKVHHEEIQPVEAHADPRVNTFDIEVDDRQGFPEDGEEPIICLTSHDSYRDEYVVWLYESPDGINGPEALAGYDPIREDFEADVRVFDEEEAMLEAFVDYIVDTDPDVLTGWNFDDFDAPYFLDRLEELQSYNHDFDLQIDRLSRVDEVWRSGWGGPDIKGRVVFDLLYAYKRTQFTELESYRLDAVGEQELGVGKERYTGDIGDLWEQDPEQLLEYNLRDVELCVELDREQDIIDFWDEVRTFVGCKLEDATTPGDAVDMYVLHKLHGEFALPSKGQQESEDYEGGAVFDPITGVRENVTVLDLKSLYPMCMVTTNASPETKVDPEQYDGDTYRAPNGTHFRKEPDGVIREMVDELLSEREEKKAERNSYDPDNPEYERFDRQQAAVKVIMNCFTPDTDVLTPEGVRNIRDLEIGDEVYSLDPVTEEMEVKPVVETQSYPDYRGELVDIETSKMDFRITPNHRMLVRKNETNGITEDEYQFVEAGDLDDATNYELPHDWDGPNGDTMQTVDLTEFVDDYEVWIRPSVHGHTFAAEIGHYPDTVLKNDIGEEGYVFAPEEFEANREYIESVAERTYIHAESGRKWIPRTFDGDDFLELLAWYITEGNVYTSETKQFAEKTRGASTTVKIAQEAIADGGQSDHAAIGDLLDRLGFDYYVDDQSYQFTSELLGDLLRDICGGDSFEKQVPEFVFDLSQRQKRRFLETLIAGDGDRQKNSWRYTTSSDRLRDDVLRLCAHLGLTANYNRNSGSWRIYVTEDSKNTLRMHRSGSQSTAEDGVYCVTVEDNHTLMAGRNGKFQFVGQSLYGVLGWDRFRLYDKEMGAAVTATGREVIDYTDEVVANEGYEVVYGDTDSVMLQLGDVGPDDVEGDVEITDEMREKHPEMGDDELELIATTIQKGFELEETINDSYDEFAMEELNAQFHRFEIEFEKLYRRFFQAGKKKRYAGNIVWKEGKHVDDIDITGFEYQRSDIAPITKRVQKEVIDRIVRGEDAESIKQYVSDVIEDYQDGNVNYDDVGIPGGIGKKLDNYDTDTAQVRGAKYANLLLGTNFQSGSKPKRLYLDRVHSDFFQRIEDEEGLDPQRDPLYGEFRRDPDVICFEYADQIPEEFEIDWDKMLDKTLKGPIARILEAMDISWEEVKSGQEQTGLGSFM encoded by the coding sequence ATGAGTGACGGCACCCAGGGCACGCTGGGGGACTTCGGGGAGGACGCGGGCACAGACGACCGCCCGGTCGCCGACGAAGCGGCGGCCATCGCAGGCAACGGTGGAAGCGACGGCGGGACGAGCGTCGTCGATCTCGACGAGCGTCAGTTCCCGCCGGTCGAGGAGACCATCGAGTTCGTTGTCACGCAGGTCGACTACACCATCGAGGGCCAGGGCGACGACGAGTTCCCGGTCGTCCACGCCTTCGGGCGCACCGACGACAACGAACCGGTTCACGCTCGTGTCTTCGATTTCAAGCCGTACTTCTACGCGCCGACCGACAGCGTCACCGAAGACGAACTCCGCCAGTACGACAGCATCACCGGCTGGGAAGAAGCCGACGCGGACGGCGAGCCATACGAATCGATTCGGGGCGAGTGCCTGACGAAGATATTCGGCCAGACACCACGCGATGTGGGCCAGATACGTGACGACTTCGACCACTACGAGGCGGACATCCTCTTTCCGAACCGCCTGCTCATCGACAAGGACATCACTAGCGGCGTGCGTGTCCCCGCCCGGGAACTCGACGACGGGAGCCTGAAGGTCCACCACGAGGAGATTCAGCCGGTCGAGGCCCACGCCGACCCGCGGGTCAACACCTTCGATATCGAGGTCGACGACAGGCAGGGGTTCCCCGAAGACGGCGAGGAGCCGATCATCTGTCTCACCTCCCACGACTCCTACCGCGACGAGTACGTCGTCTGGCTGTACGAGTCCCCCGACGGTATCAACGGTCCTGAGGCGCTGGCCGGCTACGACCCGATCCGGGAGGACTTCGAGGCCGACGTGCGCGTCTTCGACGAAGAGGAGGCCATGCTGGAGGCCTTTGTGGATTACATCGTCGACACCGATCCGGACGTACTCACCGGGTGGAACTTCGACGACTTCGACGCGCCGTACTTCCTTGACCGTCTGGAAGAACTCCAGAGTTACAACCACGACTTCGACCTCCAGATCGACCGCCTCTCGCGGGTCGACGAGGTCTGGCGCTCGGGCTGGGGCGGCCCCGATATCAAGGGCCGGGTCGTCTTCGACCTCCTCTATGCCTACAAGCGCACGCAGTTTACCGAACTCGAATCCTACCGGCTCGACGCCGTCGGCGAGCAGGAACTCGGCGTCGGCAAGGAGCGCTACACCGGCGACATCGGCGACCTCTGGGAGCAGGACCCTGAGCAGTTGCTGGAGTACAACCTCCGGGACGTGGAGCTGTGTGTCGAACTCGACCGCGAGCAGGACATCATCGACTTCTGGGACGAGGTTCGAACCTTCGTCGGCTGCAAGCTTGAGGATGCGACGACGCCCGGCGACGCCGTCGACATGTACGTCCTGCACAAACTCCACGGCGAGTTCGCGCTCCCCTCGAAGGGCCAACAGGAGAGCGAGGACTACGAGGGCGGCGCGGTCTTCGACCCTATCACCGGCGTCCGCGAGAACGTGACGGTGCTTGACCTGAAGTCGCTGTACCCGATGTGCATGGTGACGACCAACGCCAGCCCGGAGACGAAAGTCGACCCCGAGCAGTACGACGGCGACACCTACCGCGCGCCCAACGGCACCCACTTCCGGAAGGAACCAGACGGCGTCATCCGGGAGATGGTCGACGAACTCCTGTCAGAACGTGAAGAAAAGAAGGCCGAGCGGAACAGTTACGACCCCGATAACCCGGAGTACGAGCGCTTTGACAGGCAGCAAGCGGCTGTCAAGGTAATCATGAACTGCTTCACACCGGACACGGATGTGCTGACGCCCGAGGGGGTCCGCAACATTCGTGACCTCGAAATCGGCGACGAGGTGTATTCGTTGGACCCCGTGACGGAGGAGATGGAGGTCAAGCCTGTCGTCGAGACACAGTCCTACCCGGACTACCGCGGCGAACTGGTCGACATCGAGACGAGCAAGATGGACTTCCGAATCACACCGAATCACCGGATGCTCGTCCGAAAGAACGAGACGAATGGTATCACTGAGGACGAGTACCAATTCGTGGAAGCCGGCGACCTCGACGACGCGACGAACTACGAACTCCCGCACGATTGGGACGGCCCCAATGGCGACACAATGCAGACCGTCGACCTGACTGAGTTTGTCGACGACTACGAAGTGTGGATACGGCCGTCGGTCCACGGCCATACGTTCGCGGCCGAAATCGGCCACTATCCGGACACAGTGCTGAAAAACGATATCGGCGAAGAAGGGTACGTCTTCGCTCCCGAGGAGTTTGAAGCTAACCGTGAGTACATCGAGTCGGTCGCTGAACGGACGTACATCCACGCCGAATCGGGCCGCAAGTGGATTCCCCGGACCTTCGACGGCGACGACTTCCTCGAACTGCTCGCGTGGTACATCACTGAGGGGAACGTCTACACCTCCGAGACGAAGCAGTTCGCCGAGAAGACGCGCGGCGCATCGACCACGGTCAAAATCGCCCAGGAAGCCATCGCCGACGGCGGGCAGTCCGACCACGCGGCAATCGGAGATCTACTTGACCGATTGGGGTTCGACTACTACGTCGACGACCAGAGCTACCAGTTTACCTCGGAACTTCTGGGCGACCTGCTCCGCGACATTTGCGGTGGAGACAGCTTTGAGAAACAGGTCCCCGAGTTCGTCTTCGACCTGAGTCAGCGTCAGAAACGGCGGTTCCTCGAGACGCTCATCGCTGGTGACGGCGACCGCCAAAAGAACTCCTGGCGGTACACGACCTCCAGCGACCGACTCCGCGACGACGTGCTTCGGCTCTGTGCACATCTCGGTCTCACCGCGAACTACAACCGAAACAGCGGCTCGTGGCGAATATACGTCACCGAAGACAGCAAGAACACGCTCCGGATGCACCGCAGCGGGTCACAGAGTACGGCCGAGGACGGTGTTTACTGCGTCACCGTCGAAGACAATCACACGCTCATGGCCGGCCGCAACGGGAAATTCCAGTTCGTCGGTCAGTCGCTCTACGGCGTTCTGGGGTGGGACCGCTTCCGCCTCTACGACAAGGAGATGGGGGCGGCGGTCACTGCCACCGGGCGCGAGGTCATCGACTACACCGACGAAGTCGTCGCAAACGAAGGGTACGAGGTCGTATACGGGGACACCGACTCCGTCATGCTCCAGCTTGGCGACGTGGGCCCCGACGACGTCGAGGGCGATGTTGAAATCACCGACGAGATGCGCGAGAAGCACCCCGAGATGGGCGACGACGAACTCGAACTTATCGCCACGACCATCCAGAAGGGGTTCGAGCTGGAGGAGACGATCAACGACTCCTACGACGAGTTCGCGATGGAGGAGCTAAACGCACAGTTCCACCGTTTCGAAATCGAGTTCGAGAAGCTCTACCGCCGATTCTTCCAGGCGGGCAAGAAGAAGCGCTACGCGGGCAACATCGTCTGGAAGGAGGGCAAGCACGTCGACGACATCGACATCACCGGCTTCGAGTACCAGCGGTCGGACATCGCGCCGATCACGAAGCGGGTCCAGAAGGAGGTCATCGACCGCATCGTCCGCGGGGAGGACGCCGAGTCGATCAAGCAGTACGTCAGCGACGTTATCGAGGACTATCAGGACGGCAACGTCAACTATGACGACGTGGGCATTCCCGGCGGCATCGGGAAGAAACTCGACAACTACGACACCGACACCGCACAGGTCCGGGGCGCGAAGTACGCCAACCTCCTGCTGGGGACGAACTTCCAGAGCGGGTCGAAACCGAAGCGGCTGTATCTGGACAGAGTGCATTCCGATTTCTTCCAGCGCATCGAGGACGAGGAGGGATTGGACCCTCAGCGGGACCCGCTGTACGGCGAGTTCCGCCGGGACCCCGACGTAATCTGTTTCGAGTACGCCGACCAGATTCCCGAGGAGTTCGAAATCGACTGGGACAAGATGTTGGATAAGACGCTGAAGGGCCCGATTGCCCGCATTCTGGAGGCGATGGATATCTCCTGGGAGGAGGTCAAGTCCGGGCAGGAACAGACTGGACTCGGGAGCTTCATGTAA
- the rad50 gene encoding DNA double-strand break repair ATPase Rad50, protein MKFHRVKLSNFKCYDDADLRLDNGVTVIHGLNGSGKSSLLEACFFALYGSKALDENLGDVVTIGADDCTVELWFSHAGGDYHLTRRVRATGAQPTTAKCVLETPEGNYEGARDVRRRVTELLRMDSEAFVNCAYVRQGEVNKLINASPGDRQDMLDDLLQLGKLEEYRERASDARVGVGRVRDDKQGALSQLDEQIQEKEEKDLHERLNSLETKEAKLLDEIEHIEDQKATAEETLTQAGSVLEEYEEKREELSALEDDIEELEATITETETERTELKERISDLQDRRESLQEQLAETVSETNLDSSEPDPEAVAARLEELQSRDDDLQGRIEDQRVDAKEHSSTADALAESAADLESRAADKREEADELEADIEAARESIAERREQISDIDDQIADLEARFEGAPTDRDGAQSYKESVASDLDDARQRVTELETKLESEREALAEAEALLEAGKCPECGQDVVESPHVASIEEDRERIAELESTLADARDEVETLESKHETATALVETADELATLENNRSNIVQLVEEKEDGLDADRERIETLREDAAEHESEAETKREKAAEAREQAEDCRSVVAECNQERQQVKQAIKHLERVEDLLGDIDDCDDDIERLREKRTQQAELNDQRREQLAEKRERKQDLARSFDEERIDEARNEKQRAEQYIEQAEEALAEKREKRDELQNAIGGVTNEIEELESLRERRDDLEATLERLETLYEETEELQEMYGTLRAELRQRNVETLERMLNQTFDLVYQNDSYSHIELDGQYQLTVYQKDGEPLEPEQLSGGERALFNLSLRCAIYRLLAEGIEGAAPMPPLILDEPTVFLDSGHVTQLLDLVEYMRDEVGVEQILVVSHDEELVGAADDLVRVEKDATTNRSRVEQVEATVAELA, encoded by the coding sequence ATGAAATTCCACCGGGTCAAGCTATCCAATTTCAAGTGCTACGACGATGCCGACCTGCGACTGGACAACGGCGTGACCGTCATCCACGGACTCAACGGGAGTGGGAAGTCATCCCTGCTTGAGGCCTGTTTCTTCGCGCTGTACGGCTCGAAGGCGCTGGATGAGAACCTCGGCGATGTGGTTACCATCGGGGCTGACGACTGCACTGTCGAATTGTGGTTTTCTCACGCCGGTGGCGACTACCACCTCACGCGCCGGGTCCGCGCGACCGGAGCGCAACCGACGACGGCGAAATGCGTCCTTGAGACACCCGAAGGAAACTACGAAGGGGCGCGCGACGTGCGCCGGCGAGTTACGGAACTCCTGCGGATGGACAGCGAGGCGTTCGTCAACTGCGCGTACGTCCGTCAGGGCGAGGTGAACAAACTCATCAACGCCTCGCCGGGCGACCGACAAGATATGCTCGACGACCTCCTGCAACTGGGGAAACTAGAGGAGTACCGCGAGCGGGCCAGCGACGCCCGCGTCGGGGTGGGTCGCGTGCGCGACGACAAACAAGGAGCGCTCTCCCAGCTCGACGAGCAGATTCAGGAGAAAGAGGAAAAAGACCTCCACGAGCGCCTGAACAGCCTCGAAACGAAGGAGGCGAAACTTCTGGACGAAATCGAGCACATCGAGGACCAGAAGGCCACCGCCGAGGAGACGCTCACGCAGGCCGGCTCGGTCCTCGAAGAGTACGAGGAGAAACGCGAGGAACTGTCCGCACTGGAAGACGACATCGAAGAGTTGGAGGCGACGATTACCGAGACCGAGACGGAGCGAACCGAACTCAAAGAGCGCATCAGCGACCTGCAGGACCGCCGGGAATCGCTTCAGGAGCAGCTCGCGGAGACGGTTTCCGAGACTAACCTCGACAGCTCGGAGCCGGACCCGGAGGCCGTCGCAGCACGGCTGGAGGAACTGCAGTCCCGCGACGACGACCTGCAGGGCCGAATCGAGGACCAGCGCGTCGACGCGAAAGAGCACAGCAGCACCGCAGACGCGCTCGCTGAGAGCGCTGCTGACCTCGAATCCCGGGCTGCGGACAAGCGCGAGGAAGCCGACGAACTGGAAGCAGACATCGAGGCCGCGCGGGAGTCCATCGCCGAGCGCCGGGAGCAGATCAGCGATATTGACGACCAGATCGCTGACCTCGAAGCCAGGTTCGAGGGCGCGCCGACGGACCGCGACGGGGCACAGTCGTACAAAGAATCTGTCGCCAGTGACCTTGACGACGCCCGACAGCGGGTGACAGAACTGGAGACAAAACTGGAGAGTGAGCGCGAGGCGCTGGCCGAGGCGGAGGCGCTGCTGGAGGCCGGCAAGTGTCCCGAATGTGGGCAGGACGTGGTCGAGTCACCGCACGTCGCCTCCATCGAGGAGGACCGCGAGCGGATCGCGGAGTTGGAGTCGACGCTCGCAGATGCTCGCGATGAAGTCGAAACGCTGGAGTCGAAACACGAAACGGCGACGGCACTGGTCGAGACAGCCGACGAACTGGCGACACTCGAGAACAACCGCTCGAACATCGTCCAACTGGTCGAAGAGAAGGAGGACGGGCTGGACGCGGACCGGGAGCGCATCGAGACGCTCCGCGAGGACGCGGCGGAACACGAGTCCGAGGCTGAGACGAAACGCGAGAAAGCCGCCGAAGCCCGCGAGCAGGCCGAAGACTGCCGTTCGGTCGTCGCTGAGTGCAATCAGGAGCGCCAGCAGGTCAAGCAGGCAATCAAGCATTTAGAGCGGGTCGAGGACCTGCTTGGGGACATCGACGACTGTGACGACGACATCGAACGCTTGCGCGAGAAACGCACGCAACAGGCCGAACTGAACGACCAGCGCCGCGAACAGCTCGCGGAGAAGCGCGAGCGCAAGCAGGACTTGGCCCGGTCGTTCGATGAGGAGCGAATCGACGAAGCCCGCAACGAGAAGCAACGCGCGGAACAGTACATCGAGCAGGCCGAAGAGGCGCTGGCAGAGAAACGCGAGAAACGCGACGAACTGCAAAACGCCATCGGCGGTGTCACGAACGAAATCGAGGAACTGGAGTCGCTGCGGGAGCGCCGCGACGACCTCGAAGCGACCCTGGAGCGACTCGAAACGCTGTACGAGGAGACAGAGGAGCTACAGGAGATGTACGGCACGCTCCGGGCGGAGCTGCGCCAGCGCAACGTCGAGACGCTCGAACGGATGCTCAACCAGACGTTCGATCTGGTGTATCAGAACGACTCATACTCCCATATCGAACTCGACGGCCAGTACCAGCTGACGGTGTACCAGAAGGACGGCGAGCCGCTGGAACCCGAACAGCTCTCCGGCGGCGAGCGCGCGCTGTTCAACCTCAGTCTGCGGTGTGCTATCTATCGCCTGCTCGCGGAGGGTATCGAAGGCGCAGCGCCGATGCCCCCGCTCATCCTCGACGAGCCGACGGTGTTCCTCGACTCGGGTCACGTCACGCAACTGCTCGACCTCGTCGAGTACATGCGCGACGAGGTCGGCGTCGAGCAGATTCTCGTGGTCAGTCACGACGAGGAGCTAGTCGGTGCGGCCGACGACCTCGTCCGCGTCGAAAAAGACGCCACGACCAACCGCTCGCGGGTCGAACAGGTCGAGGCGACGGTGGCGGAACTGGCCTGA
- a CDS encoding ABC transporter ATP-binding protein produces the protein MAKLEINNLHAEVAEEDGETILRGVDLEVESGEIHALMGPNGSGKSTTAKIIAGHPAYEVTDGEVLIHLEEDEFGDEEIPEDLRTWDLLDLEPNERAALGIFLGFQYPAEIEGVTMVNFLRTALNAKLEEREELFEDDDEEEAESEGGDTNEDAAGYDTSPMEGNVEEGEIGVAEFQEILQEKMEQLDMDEKFASRYLNAGFSGGEKKQNEVLQAAILEPSIAVLDEIDSGLDIDRLQDVSNGINALRDEQGAGILQITHYQRILDYVEPDHVHVMLDGQIATSGGAELAEKLEDEGYDWVREEAYEAA, from the coding sequence ATGGCGAAACTCGAAATCAACAATCTCCACGCAGAAGTCGCAGAAGAGGACGGTGAGACGATTCTCCGCGGTGTCGACCTCGAAGTCGAGTCCGGTGAGATCCACGCGCTGATGGGTCCTAACGGCTCAGGCAAGTCCACAACGGCGAAGATCATTGCCGGTCACCCCGCCTATGAGGTAACCGACGGCGAAGTACTCATCCACCTCGAAGAGGACGAGTTCGGGGACGAGGAAATCCCGGAAGACCTCCGCACCTGGGACCTGCTCGACCTCGAACCGAACGAGCGCGCCGCGCTCGGCATCTTCCTCGGCTTCCAGTACCCGGCCGAAATCGAGGGCGTCACGATGGTGAACTTCCTCCGCACGGCCCTCAACGCCAAGCTCGAAGAGCGCGAAGAGCTGTTCGAAGACGACGACGAAGAAGAAGCCGAATCCGAGGGCGGCGACACCAACGAGGACGCTGCCGGCTACGACACCTCCCCGATGGAGGGTAACGTCGAAGAAGGCGAAATCGGCGTCGCCGAGTTCCAGGAGATCCTTCAGGAGAAGATGGAGCAGCTGGACATGGACGAGAAGTTCGCCTCCCGGTATCTCAACGCTGGCTTCTCGGGCGGCGAGAAGAAGCAGAACGAAGTCCTCCAGGCCGCGATCCTCGAGCCCTCGATCGCCGTGCTCGACGAGATCGACTCCGGGCTGGACATCGACCGACTGCAGGACGTCTCCAACGGCATCAACGCGCTCCGTGACGAGCAGGGCGCGGGCATCCTCCAGATTACCCACTACCAGCGCATCCTCGACTACGTCGAACCCGACCACGTCCACGTGATGCTCGACGGCCAGATCGCCACCTCCGGTGGCGCTGAACTCGCCGAAAAGCTCGAAGACGAGGGGTACGACTGGGTCCGAGAGGAAGCCTACGAGGCCGCGTAA
- the mre11 gene encoding DNA double-strand break repair protein Mre11, translated as MTRVIHTGDTHVGYQQYNVPDRRDDFLDAFRQVVRDAIADDADAVVHAGDLFHDRRPALADIMGTLSVLEELSEASIPFLAVVGNHEAKRDAQWLDLYESLGLATRLDDEPTVIGDTAFYGLDFVPRSQRDDLDYDFAAHDADSAALVTHGLFQPFDYGDWDAEEILTESSVAFDAMLLGDNHDPGKQRVDDAWVTYCGSTERASASEREDRGYNIVTFDDEVRITRRGLDTREFVFIDVELGPEEGVERVRSRVGQHDLDDAVVIVSISGDGDPVTPASVESFALDRGALVARVTDHREITAEERETDISFADPDDAVTERVRDLGLSEAAHDIDETIRASKVADANVKDEVERHVRELLSEVSDALTADTEATASADADDTDGSTPANEADTDDDVAANEAGGTDNESQASVEEFL; from the coding sequence ATGACACGGGTGATACACACCGGCGATACCCACGTCGGGTATCAGCAGTACAACGTCCCCGACCGACGGGACGACTTCCTCGATGCGTTCCGGCAGGTGGTCCGAGACGCCATCGCGGACGACGCTGACGCCGTCGTCCACGCCGGTGACCTGTTCCACGACCGCCGCCCAGCTTTGGCCGATATCATGGGCACGCTAAGCGTCCTCGAAGAACTCTCTGAAGCCAGTATCCCGTTTCTCGCCGTCGTGGGCAACCACGAGGCCAAGCGGGACGCCCAGTGGCTCGACCTGTACGAGTCACTCGGCTTGGCGACGCGGCTCGACGACGAGCCGACCGTCATCGGCGACACCGCCTTCTACGGCCTCGATTTCGTGCCACGCTCGCAACGCGACGACCTCGACTATGACTTCGCCGCCCACGACGCGGACAGCGCCGCGCTGGTCACCCACGGCCTGTTCCAGCCCTTCGATTACGGCGACTGGGACGCCGAAGAGATACTCACCGAGTCGTCGGTCGCGTTCGACGCGATGCTGCTCGGCGACAACCACGACCCCGGCAAACAGCGGGTCGACGACGCCTGGGTCACCTACTGCGGGTCGACCGAACGGGCGAGCGCCAGCGAGCGCGAGGACCGCGGCTACAACATCGTCACCTTCGACGACGAGGTCCGCATCACCCGGCGTGGCCTCGACACCCGCGAGTTCGTCTTCATCGACGTCGAACTGGGGCCCGAGGAGGGCGTCGAGCGCGTCCGGAGCCGCGTCGGCCAGCACGACCTGGACGACGCCGTGGTCATCGTCTCTATCAGCGGCGACGGCGACCCGGTCACCCCGGCCAGCGTCGAATCGTTCGCGCTTGACCGGGGTGCGCTCGTGGCCCGGGTCACCGATCACCGAGAGATTACGGCTGAGGAGCGAGAAACCGATATCAGCTTCGCCGACCCCGACGACGCCGTCACCGAGCGTGTCCGCGACCTCGGGCTGAGCGAGGCCGCCCACGACATCGATGAGACGATTCGCGCTTCGAAGGTCGCCGACGCGAACGTCAAAGACGAGGTCGAACGGCACGTCAGGGAGTTGCTGTCCGAGGTGTCGGACGCGCTCACGGCCGACACAGAAGCGACTGCGAGCGCAGACGCGGACGACACCGACGGCAGCACACCGGCGAACGAGGCTGACACCGACGACGACGTAGCGGCGAACGAGGCTGGCGGCACAGACAACGAGAGTCAAGCGAGCGTCGAGGAGTTCCTGTAA
- a CDS encoding DUF7346 family protein yields the protein MRTVRDDDGTRYLLLKESTDSSLVRDPETGEQRHVPNAALEPVDGDSPLVTAAKAVPDAARCVLTAAHDDRALGLLVELDERGPLSVAELLSAYDLCESDLHGLLAEFRAAGLLTEARVHGQRGYDTTETASDGLAQLRD from the coding sequence ATGCGTACTGTGCGGGACGACGACGGCACGCGGTACTTACTGCTGAAGGAGTCCACCGATTCGAGTCTGGTCAGGGACCCCGAAACCGGCGAACAGCGACACGTTCCGAACGCCGCTCTCGAACCTGTGGATGGCGACTCACCGCTGGTAACTGCCGCCAAGGCCGTTCCCGACGCCGCTCGTTGCGTCCTCACAGCGGCCCACGACGACCGGGCACTTGGCCTGCTCGTGGAACTCGACGAGCGCGGGCCGCTCTCCGTGGCGGAACTGCTCTCAGCCTACGACCTCTGCGAGAGCGACCTGCACGGCTTGCTGGCCGAGTTTCGCGCCGCCGGCCTGCTTACCGAGGCCAGAGTCCACGGCCAGCGAGGGTACGACACGACCGAAACGGCCAGTGATGGACTGGCGCAGCTCCGCGACTGA